A single region of the Chelmon rostratus isolate fCheRos1 chromosome 5, fCheRos1.pri, whole genome shotgun sequence genome encodes:
- the ndc80 gene encoding kinetochore protein NDC80 homolog, which produces MERGRMSRATGRQSELPMRVQDSNRMSMVYTTPQSKQPSFGKLNIPKPQSVTSERRTSFFGARTSGANMPRNSTMSGFGGTEKIKDGRPLHDKSYVQQCIRQLHEFLTEQGYPGTLSAKTLQSPSTKEFVKIFEFIYCQLDPTFEMPNSKVEEEVPAILKALRYPFVLSKSSMYSVGAPHTWPQALGALMWLIDNVKISWSLSKQELLFSDFCEDGDNIEEGAEYNKLFLDYTAETYSKFMQGQDTFEDEDEAFLTKLKKLYNVDEVLLSTMEEKYRILSDEVERLEKESQTDRLMTKKMERVKLQANLNKLQSYRSTLESFEASLENKASELNDELENTASHLESLKHERDELQHLLQNQKFTPADVERINREKRELQQTISSLSKSLEDAEQHKWNEEITLAKVKEKAELKLAEYHKLARKLKLIPLSAENAGGHDFEIRPFEFGPSSMIQHKTQIQMLLRKLISDVEEENSRLADMKLSLEESCEQVNSNILDKSNDIKQLREQIRKLDELLDCDMQELAREEEDWAQEMESVDNHHKLLQKKVNCGYDEAVQQLKAAQQQYHLVLQETNEERRTVANNLASVFTTAANHLSITEKCLENLHSKVQHLRSKTIEEDKAAVQKMREAFKGFVSKANSL; this is translated from the exons ATGGAGCG TGGAAGGATGAGTCGAGCAACAGGCAGACAATCGGAGCTGCCGATGCGAGTGCAAGATAGCAACAGGATGAGCATGGTGTATACAACGCCCCAGAG TAAACAACCTTCATTTGGAAAGCTCAACATACCCAAACCGCAGTCCGTCACCTCGGAAAGGCGGACCAGCTTCTTTGGTGCCCG GACTAGTGGAGCCAACATGCCTCGTAACAGCACCATGTCAGGGTTTGGAGGTACTGAGAAGATCAAAGATGGGAGACCCCTGCATGATAAATCCTATGTGCAGCAGTGTATCAGACAACTGCATGAG TTCCTGACTGAGCAGGGTTACCCAGGCACTTTGTCAGCCAAGACCCTCCAGTCTCCCTCGACCAAGGAGTTTGTAAAGATATTTGAGTTCATCTACTGTCAGCTAGACCCAACCTTTGAGATGCCAAACTCAAAAGTTGAGGAGGAGGTTCCAGCTATCCTGAAAGCCCTGAG GTATCCATTTGTTCTTTCCAAGTCTTCGATGTATTCTGTTGGGGCTCCCCATACCTGGCCTCAGGCCCTCGGTGCTCTCATGTGGCTAATTGATAATGTCAAG ATCAGCTGGAGTTTGAGTAAGCAGGAGCTGCTGTTCAGTGATTTCTGTGAAGACGGTGACAATATCGAGGAAGGGGCTGAGTATAACAAG CTATTCCTGGACTACACAGCTGAGACATACTCAAAGTTCATGCAGGGTCAAGACACatttgaggatgaggatgaagcaTTCTTAACTAAACTAA AGAAGCTCTACAACGTTGATGAAGTCCTGCTCTCTACGATGGAGGAGAAATACAGAATACTTAGTGATGAGGTTGAACGACTGGAGAAGGAGAGCCAGACG GACCGCCTAATGACCAAGAAGATGGAAAGGGTGAAGCTGCAGGCAAACCTCAACAAACTCCAGAGTTATCGAAGTACCCTGGAGTCATTTGAAGCCAGCCTGGAGAACAAAGCTTCAGAACTGAATGATGAGCTGGAGAATACTG CCAGTCATCTGGAGTCTCTAAAGCATGAACGAGATGAACTGCAACACCTGCTGCAGAATCAGAAGTTTACTCCAGCTGATGTAGAGAGAAtcaacagagagaagagggaacTCCAGCAGACCATCTCAAGTCTCAGCAAGTCTCTTGAAGATGCTGAACAGCACAAGTGGAATGAGGAGATCACTCTGGCCAAAGTAAAAGAGAAG gcGGAGTTGAAGCTGGCGGAGTATCACAAGCTGGCACGCAAACTGAAGCTGATACCACTGTCTGCAGAGAACGCTGGTGGTCACGATTTTGAGATCAGGCCTTTTGAGTTTGGACCCAGCAGCATGAttcagcacaaaacacagatacAA ATGCTTTTGAGAAAGCTGATCAGTGATGTAGAGGAAGAGAACAGCAGACTAGCAGACATGAAACTCAGTCTGGAGGAATCTTGTGAACAG gtgAATTCTAACATCTTGGACAAGTCCAATGACATTAAGCAGCTGAGAGAGCAGATTCGCAAGCTAGATGAACTGTTGGATTGTGACATGCAG gAGCTGGCCCGAGAGGAAGAGGACTGGGCACAAGAGATGGAGTCGGTGGACAACCATCATAAGCTTCTTCAGAAGAAGGTTAATTGTGGTTATGACGAGGCTGTGCAACAACTGAAGGCAGCGCAGCAACA GTACCACCTGGTGTTGCAGGAGACCAATGAGGAGAGACGAACAGTAGCCAACAACCTTGCGTCTGTATTTACCACAGCTGCCAACCACTTGTCAATTACAGAG AAGTGCCTGGAGAACCTGCACAGCAAAGTGCAGCATCTCCGCTCTAAGACTATAGAAGAGGATAAGGCAGCTGTACAGAAGATGCGGGAAGCTTTCAAGGGCTTCGTGTCGAAGGCCAACAGTTTATGA